The Klebsiella sp. RHBSTW-00484 genome includes a window with the following:
- the narX gene encoding nitrate/nitrite two-component system sensor histidine kinase NarX: protein MLKRLFTPLTLVNQLVLIVLLATVIGVAGMAISSRLVHGVQGSAHAINKAGSLRMQSYRLLAAIPLRESDQKLLDEMTATVFSPELQYAARHDDQQEQLQALQHYWQLELAPGMRKAQNQATVATDVAGFVDRIDQLVTAFDHTTEERIKHVVWIQRIMAVIMALLLVFTIIWLRARLLRPWKQLLDMARAVSQRDFTQRTQINGRDEMATLGMALNNMSEELAESYSVLERRVQEKTAGLEQKNEILAFLWQANRRLHSNAPLCERISPVLNGLQGLTLLRDIEVRVYDLEDEDNHQEFACHSDIQCDDKGCYLCPRDLPPLPEAGTTLKWRLSDAHNQYGILLATLPVGRHLSHDQQQLVDTLVEQLTGTLALDHNQERQQQLIVMEERATIARELHDSIAQSLSCMKMQVSCLQMQGEDLPDASRQLLGQIRNELNTSWAQLRELLTTFRLQLTETGLRPALEASCQEYSAHFGFTVRLDYQLPPRFVPSHQAIHLLQIAREALSNALKHANATDVSVTVTLRDNQVRLVVADNGRGVPDHAERSNHYGLIIMRDRAQSLRGDCQVRRRETGGTEVVVTFIPEKSFSIQ, encoded by the coding sequence ATGTTGAAACGTCTTTTTACGCCGCTAACGCTGGTTAATCAACTCGTGTTAATCGTTCTATTGGCCACAGTGATAGGTGTCGCCGGAATGGCTATCTCCTCTCGCCTGGTGCACGGCGTTCAGGGCAGCGCGCACGCTATTAATAAAGCCGGTTCGCTGCGCATGCAGAGCTATCGACTGCTGGCAGCCATCCCGTTACGCGAAAGCGATCAAAAGCTGCTGGATGAAATGACCGCCACCGTCTTTAGTCCGGAACTCCAGTACGCCGCTCGCCATGACGATCAGCAAGAACAGCTCCAGGCTCTGCAACATTACTGGCAACTGGAGCTCGCACCCGGTATGCGTAAGGCACAAAATCAGGCCACGGTAGCCACAGATGTCGCCGGCTTTGTTGACCGCATCGACCAGCTTGTCACCGCTTTCGATCACACCACCGAGGAGCGGATAAAACATGTCGTCTGGATCCAGAGAATCATGGCGGTCATTATGGCGCTGCTGCTGGTGTTTACCATTATTTGGCTACGCGCACGCTTGTTACGCCCCTGGAAACAGCTGCTGGATATGGCACGCGCGGTGAGCCAACGCGACTTTACCCAGCGTACCCAGATTAACGGGCGCGATGAGATGGCGACGCTCGGTATGGCGCTAAACAACATGTCCGAAGAGCTCGCCGAGAGCTATTCGGTGCTCGAACGCCGGGTGCAGGAAAAAACCGCCGGGCTGGAGCAGAAAAATGAGATTCTCGCCTTCCTGTGGCAAGCCAATCGCCGCCTGCACTCCAACGCTCCGCTCTGCGAGCGCATCTCGCCGGTGCTCAACGGTTTGCAAGGGTTAACTCTGCTGCGTGATATTGAAGTTCGGGTTTATGATCTTGAAGATGAAGACAACCACCAGGAGTTCGCCTGCCACTCTGATATTCAGTGCGATGACAAAGGTTGCTACCTGTGTCCGCGCGATCTGCCGCCGCTGCCCGAGGCCGGAACCACATTGAAATGGCGACTGTCGGACGCCCATAATCAGTACGGAATTCTGCTGGCCACTCTGCCCGTTGGTCGCCATCTAAGCCACGATCAACAGCAACTGGTTGATACTCTTGTGGAACAGCTCACCGGCACCCTCGCACTCGACCATAATCAGGAGCGCCAGCAGCAGCTTATCGTGATGGAAGAGCGCGCCACTATCGCTCGTGAGCTCCACGACTCCATTGCCCAGTCGCTCTCGTGCATGAAAATGCAGGTCAGCTGCCTGCAGATGCAGGGCGAAGACCTGCCGGATGCCAGCCGTCAGCTGCTGGGGCAAATTCGTAATGAACTCAATACCTCATGGGCGCAACTGCGCGAACTGCTAACAACCTTCCGTCTACAGTTAACCGAAACCGGTCTGCGCCCGGCGCTGGAGGCCAGCTGCCAGGAATACAGCGCTCATTTCGGCTTTACGGTACGCCTGGACTACCAGTTGCCGCCGCGTTTTGTTCCCTCGCACCAGGCAATCCACCTGCTGCAAATCGCCCGCGAAGCGCTGAGCAACGCCCTGAAGCATGCCAATGCGACGGACGTCAGCGTTACCGTGACGCTGCGGGATAATCAGGTCCGACTGGTGGTAGCCGATAACGGCCGCGGCGTGCCGGACCACGCGGAGCGCAGTAACCATTACGGCTTAATTATCATGCGCGATCGCGCCCAGAGCTTGCGCGGAGACTGCCAGGTGCGGCGTCGGGAAACCGGCGGCACGGAAGTGGTCGTCACTTTTATCCCTGAAAAATCGTTTTCAATCCAATAA
- a CDS encoding NarK family nitrate/nitrite MFS transporter codes for MSHSSIPEKTNSSVITDWRPEDPEFWQQRGHRVASRNLWISVPCLLLAFCVWMLFSAVAVNLNKVGFQFTTDQLFMLTALPALSGALLRVPYAFMVPLFGGRRWTAFSTGIMIVPCVWLGFAVQDTSTPFSIFVIISLLCGFAGANFASSMANISFFFPKQKQGGALGINGGLGNMGVSVMQLVAPLVVSLSIFAVFGGTGSEQPDGSMLYLENAAWVWVPFLIIFTLAAWFFMNDLSASKASLSEQLPVLKRAHLWIMALLYLATFGSFIGFSAGFAMLSKTQFPDVQILHYAFFGPFIGALARSTGGAISDRLGGTRVTLVNFVVMAIFCGLLFLTLPTHGEGGNFIAFFAVFMVLFLTAGLGSASTFQMISLIFRKMTMERVKAQGGSEAQAMREAATDTAAALGFISAIGAIGGFFIPKAFGISLDLTGSPAGAMKVFLVFYIACVVITWAVYGRKQK; via the coding sequence ATGAGTCACTCTTCAATCCCGGAGAAGACTAACAGCTCAGTCATTACCGACTGGCGTCCTGAAGATCCTGAATTTTGGCAGCAGCGCGGTCATCGTGTCGCTAGCCGCAATCTGTGGATCTCCGTTCCATGTCTTTTACTGGCATTCTGCGTCTGGATGTTATTCAGCGCCGTCGCTGTCAACCTGAATAAAGTGGGCTTTCAGTTCACCACTGACCAGCTGTTTATGCTGACCGCACTGCCGGCGCTGTCCGGCGCGCTTTTGCGCGTGCCTTATGCGTTTATGGTTCCGCTGTTTGGCGGGCGTCGCTGGACTGCATTCAGTACCGGGATCATGATCGTACCCTGCGTATGGTTAGGTTTCGCGGTGCAGGACACCTCTACTCCGTTCAGCATTTTCGTGATTATTTCGCTGCTGTGCGGCTTCGCCGGGGCTAACTTTGCTTCCAGTATGGCGAACATCAGCTTCTTCTTCCCGAAACAGAAACAGGGCGGCGCGCTGGGCATCAACGGCGGCCTCGGCAATATGGGCGTCAGCGTGATGCAGCTGGTTGCTCCTCTGGTGGTATCCCTGTCTATTTTCGCCGTCTTTGGCGGAACCGGTAGCGAACAGCCGGACGGTTCGATGCTGTATCTGGAAAATGCGGCGTGGGTTTGGGTACCGTTCCTGATCATCTTCACCCTGGCGGCGTGGTTCTTTATGAACGACCTGTCGGCATCGAAAGCTTCCCTGAGCGAGCAGTTGCCGGTACTTAAGCGCGCGCATCTGTGGATTATGGCGCTGCTGTATCTTGCCACCTTCGGCTCTTTCATCGGCTTCTCAGCGGGCTTCGCCATGCTGTCGAAGACCCAGTTCCCAGATGTGCAGATTCTGCACTACGCGTTCTTTGGGCCGTTTATTGGTGCGCTGGCGCGCTCTACCGGTGGGGCGATCTCTGACCGTCTGGGCGGGACTCGCGTGACCCTGGTGAACTTCGTGGTGATGGCTATCTTCTGCGGCCTGCTGTTCCTGACGCTGCCGACCCACGGCGAGGGGGGGAACTTTATCGCCTTCTTTGCGGTGTTTATGGTGCTGTTCCTGACTGCCGGTCTGGGTAGTGCTTCAACCTTCCAGATGATCTCGCTGATCTTCCGCAAAATGACCATGGAACGCGTGAAGGCGCAGGGCGGCAGCGAAGCGCAGGCAATGCGCGAAGCGGCCACCGATACGGCGGCGGCGCTGGGCTTTATCTCCGCGATTGGCGCTATCGGCGGGTTCTTTATTCCGAAAGCGTTCGGTATCTCGCTGGATCTGACCGGTTCCCCGGCTGGGGCGATGAAGGTCTTCCTGGTGTTCTACATCGCCTGCGTGGTGATTACCTGGGCGGTTTACGGGCGTAAGCAAAAATAA
- a CDS encoding patatin-like phospholipase family protein: MCNENTRLKFNALPANEQKAINLRRKLLRPENQSDTAAPHGDEPELKPCAGIYGLALSGGGIRSATFSLGLLRALAKKKLLHKFDYLSTVSGGGYTGGMLGRCYQKGCSPLAVEAGLEKDNSLLLGWLRNNGRYLTPAGTRDIALSFGQILRSFFASLFFVTLLCIICAGLALQLQLLLPPDLKHFPLLVAIPAALAAWLAISYWYFRQHQDWLLLGLGISILLCLVFLFWSPVPWGLSLLIWLICMAPWVHIFRQTKDLAAFRLALTQALTWDLLIITLLAALWGLNRAGFLLWFSLFHGPNTSIMLISSPLSIAAVRLLKETQLINWLLSRISAGNKRIAFNLMLAGNIAGYLLMLFCLTTVCAALIEISTVLNVPLVGFNYLPLMTALTALLILWLLGKQPRFTEFLNLSSLHNLYRARIERAWVSTGNYPHKQNKATKPRFPQAPLDDKLPGAMDAIEKITTTVAGDDVAMENYAPHNYGGPIHLITSCINQTIDDRSDNYNADRKGIALTVSSFGVETGTQFPESPENLNHTTLSQWLAISGAAVSTGMGSKTSPGLAFMIYLVGGRLGFWSKNLSPSRQAKHKKSAPGLKWPHTHLTYLFAEMFARFPGLSNEKWYLTDGGHFENTAVYPLLKRRLDSIVVADCGADPHFLFDDLENLVRKAKIDMAIDIEFKTPINSDYTSQSALKVKQLLQPYSRRSFIIQRSMALRKKPDNYSLLNRIYCRGWILPLPATPNEMTRFHSKQRAINFSMRPSGRPTTSWDSSPEALFPSSIYSL, from the coding sequence ATGTGCAATGAAAATACTCGATTGAAATTCAATGCATTACCCGCTAATGAACAAAAGGCTATTAATCTCCGCCGCAAATTACTCCGGCCAGAGAACCAATCGGACACCGCCGCACCTCATGGTGACGAGCCAGAATTAAAACCGTGCGCCGGGATTTATGGTCTGGCGCTTTCCGGTGGCGGAATCCGCAGTGCGACGTTCAGCCTCGGGTTGCTAAGGGCACTGGCGAAAAAAAAACTACTGCACAAGTTTGACTATCTCTCAACGGTCTCCGGCGGAGGATATACGGGGGGAATGCTGGGACGTTGCTATCAGAAAGGGTGCTCTCCACTTGCTGTCGAAGCGGGTTTAGAAAAAGATAATTCACTGCTGCTAGGATGGCTACGCAATAATGGCCGCTATCTCACTCCTGCGGGAACACGAGATATTGCGCTTTCTTTCGGCCAGATTCTCCGCTCATTTTTCGCCTCGCTATTTTTTGTCACCTTACTCTGCATTATCTGCGCAGGCCTGGCCTTGCAATTACAACTTCTGCTTCCTCCAGATCTTAAACATTTTCCCCTCCTGGTGGCGATCCCCGCAGCACTTGCGGCCTGGTTGGCAATTTCCTATTGGTACTTTCGTCAACACCAGGACTGGCTTCTCCTTGGGCTGGGCATCAGCATTCTGCTGTGCCTGGTCTTTCTTTTTTGGAGCCCAGTCCCCTGGGGACTTTCACTGCTGATCTGGCTTATTTGTATGGCTCCCTGGGTGCATATCTTTCGGCAGACAAAAGACTTAGCGGCATTTCGCCTGGCCTTAACTCAGGCTCTCACCTGGGATCTACTGATTATCACCCTCCTCGCCGCCTTATGGGGACTTAACCGAGCGGGATTTTTACTGTGGTTTTCGCTCTTTCATGGCCCAAATACCAGCATAATGTTGATTTCCAGTCCGTTAAGCATAGCGGCAGTTCGCCTGCTAAAAGAAACCCAGCTTATCAACTGGCTCCTCTCGCGAATTTCAGCCGGTAATAAGCGAATCGCGTTTAATCTTATGCTTGCCGGAAACATCGCAGGCTATCTACTGATGCTTTTTTGTCTGACAACGGTCTGCGCTGCTCTGATCGAGATTTCAACGGTTTTGAACGTTCCTCTGGTCGGGTTTAATTATTTACCTTTGATGACTGCACTGACGGCATTACTTATTCTGTGGCTGTTAGGTAAACAGCCTCGCTTTACTGAGTTTCTTAATCTCAGCTCACTACATAATCTGTATCGGGCGCGTATCGAACGCGCCTGGGTTTCAACAGGAAACTATCCCCATAAACAAAATAAAGCGACCAAACCGCGTTTCCCACAAGCCCCATTGGATGACAAGTTACCTGGCGCGATGGATGCAATTGAAAAAATCACCACCACGGTGGCGGGCGATGATGTGGCAATGGAGAATTACGCGCCGCACAACTACGGCGGTCCGATTCATTTAATCACCAGCTGTATTAACCAGACCATCGACGATCGCAGCGACAACTATAATGCTGACCGAAAAGGCATTGCCCTGACGGTCAGTTCATTTGGCGTTGAAACCGGTACCCAGTTTCCTGAGTCCCCAGAGAACCTCAATCACACCACGCTATCACAGTGGCTTGCTATTTCCGGCGCAGCGGTCTCAACGGGCATGGGTTCAAAGACATCGCCAGGCCTGGCATTTATGATCTATTTAGTTGGTGGTCGGCTGGGTTTTTGGTCAAAAAACCTCTCTCCCAGTCGACAGGCGAAGCACAAAAAAAGTGCACCTGGATTGAAATGGCCGCACACGCATTTAACATATCTTTTTGCCGAAATGTTCGCCCGCTTCCCCGGATTGAGCAATGAGAAATGGTATTTGACGGATGGCGGTCATTTTGAAAATACGGCCGTTTACCCATTGCTGAAACGCAGGTTAGATTCAATTGTCGTCGCGGATTGTGGTGCCGACCCTCATTTTTTATTCGACGATCTTGAGAACCTGGTACGTAAAGCCAAAATCGATATGGCAATTGATATTGAGTTTAAAACCCCTATTAACAGCGACTATACCTCGCAATCGGCATTAAAAGTAAAACAACTTCTCCAGCCTTACTCCAGGCGATCGTTCATTATCCAGAGATCAATGGCTTTGCGAAAAAAACCGGACAATTACTCATTATTAAACCGCATTTATTGCCGGGGATGGATCTTGCCACTGCCAGCTACGCCGAACGAAATGACACGTTTCCACAGCAAACAACGGGCGATCAATTTTTCGATGAGGCCCAGTGGGAGGCCTACCACCAGCTGGGATTCCTCGCCGGAAGCATTATTTCCGAGCAGCATTTATTCGTTATAA
- the narL gene encoding two-component system response regulator NarL yields the protein MSQQERATILLIDDHPMLRTGVKQLVSMAPDIQVIGEASNGEQGIALAESLDPDLILLDLNMPGMNGLETLDKLREKSLSGRVVVFSVSNHEEDVVTALKRGADGYLLKDMEPEDLLKALQQAAAGEMVLSEALTPVLAASLRANRATSDRDISQLTPRERDILKLIAQGLPNKMIARRLDITESTVKVHVKHMLKKMKLKSRVEAAVWVHQERVF from the coding sequence ATGAGTCAACAGGAACGGGCAACCATCCTTCTCATTGACGATCACCCGATGCTGCGCACCGGCGTCAAACAGCTCGTCAGCATGGCCCCGGATATCCAGGTCATCGGCGAGGCCAGCAATGGCGAACAAGGTATCGCCCTCGCGGAGTCGCTGGATCCAGATTTGATTCTGCTGGATCTCAATATGCCGGGCATGAACGGCCTTGAAACCCTCGACAAGCTGCGCGAAAAATCGCTCTCTGGCCGGGTGGTGGTGTTTAGCGTGTCGAATCATGAAGAAGATGTGGTTACCGCCCTGAAACGCGGTGCCGATGGCTACCTGCTGAAAGATATGGAACCGGAAGATCTGCTGAAAGCGCTGCAACAGGCGGCAGCGGGCGAAATGGTGCTCAGCGAAGCATTAACCCCGGTGCTGGCAGCAAGCCTGCGTGCCAACCGCGCCACGTCCGATCGCGACATCAGCCAGTTGACCCCTCGCGAACGCGACATTCTCAAGCTGATTGCCCAAGGCCTGCCGAACAAAATGATCGCCCGCCGTCTGGATATCACCGAAAGCACCGTAAAAGTACATGTTAAGCATATGCTGAAGAAAATGAAGCTGAAATCACGCGTGGAAGCGGCGGTTTGGGTTCATCAGGAGCGCGTATTCTAG
- a CDS encoding nitrate reductase subunit alpha, whose product MSKFLDRFRYFKQKGETFADGHGQLLNTNRDWEDGYRQRWQHDKVVRSTHGVNCTGSCSWKIYVKNGLVTWETQQTDYPRTRPDLPNHEPRGCPRGASYSWYLYSANRLKYPLMRKRLMKMWREAKKLHSDPVDAWASIIEDADKAKSFKQARGRGGFVRSSWQEVNELIAASNVYTVKTYGPDRVAGFSPIPAMSMVSYASGARYLSLIGGTCLSFYDWYCDLPPASPQTWGEQTDVPESADWYNSSYIIAWGSNVPQTRTPDAHFFTEVRYKGTKTVAITPDYAEIAKLCDLWLAPKQGTDAAMALAMGHVMLREFHLDKPSQYFTDYVRRYTDFPMLVMLEEREGYYAAGRMLRAADLVDSLGQENNPEWKTVAVNTDGDMVAPNGSIGFRWGEKGKWNLEQRDGKSGDETELQLSLLGSQDEIAQVGFPYFGGEGTEHFTSVELENILLHKLPVKRLQLADGTTALVTTVYDLTMANYGLERGLNDENCATSYEDIKAYTPAWAEKITGVPRAQIIRTAREFADNADKTHGRSMIIVGAGLNHWYHLDMNYRGLINMLVFCGCVGQSGGGWAHYVGQEKLRPQTGWQPLAFALDWQRPARHMNSTSYFYNHSSQWRYESVTAQELLSPLADKSRYSGHLLDFNVRAERMGWLPSAPQLGTNPLRIADDAKKAGMDPVDYTVKALKEGSIRFAAEQPENGKNHPRNLFIWRSNLLGSSGKGHEYMLKYLLGTEHGIQGMDLGKQGGLKPEEVEWQDNGLDGKLDLVVTLDFRLSSTCLYSDIVLPTATWYEKDDMNTSDMHPFIHPLSAAVDPAWESKSDWEIYKGIAKKFSEVCVGHLGQETDIVTLPIQHDSAAELAQPLDVKDWKKGECDLIPGKTAPHIIPVQRDYPATYERFTSIGPLMEKIGNGGKGIAWNTQSEMDLLRKLNYTKAEGPAKGQPMLDTAIDAAEMILTLAPETNGQVAVKAWAALSEFTGRDHTHLALNKEDEKIRFRDIQAQPRKIISSPTWSGLEDEHVSYNAGYTNVHELIPWRTLSGRQSLYQDHQWMRDFGESLLVYRPPIDTRSVKDVMGKKSNGNPEKALNFLTPHQKWGIHSTYSDNLLMLTLGRGGPVVWMSEEDAKDIGIEDNDWIEVFNNNGALTARAVVSQRVPAGMTMMYHAQERIVNLPGSEITGQRGGIHNSVTRITPKPTHMIGGYAQLAYSFNYYGTVGSNRDEFVVVRKMKNIDWLDGEGNDQVQESVK is encoded by the coding sequence ATGAGTAAATTCCTGGACCGGTTTCGCTACTTCAAACAGAAGGGCGAAACCTTTGCCGATGGGCACGGCCAGCTTCTTAACACCAACCGGGATTGGGAGGATGGATACCGCCAACGTTGGCAGCACGATAAAGTTGTGCGCTCCACTCACGGTGTAAACTGCACCGGCTCATGCAGCTGGAAGATTTATGTCAAAAATGGCCTCGTCACCTGGGAAACCCAGCAGACCGACTATCCGCGTACACGCCCGGACCTGCCAAACCACGAACCACGCGGCTGCCCGCGCGGGGCGAGCTATTCCTGGTATCTCTATAGCGCCAACCGTCTGAAATATCCGCTGATGCGCAAACGCCTGATGAAAATGTGGCGTGAAGCGAAAAAACTGCACAGCGATCCGGTTGATGCCTGGGCATCGATTATTGAAGATGCCGATAAAGCCAAAAGCTTCAAACAAGCGCGTGGCCGCGGTGGTTTCGTACGTTCCTCCTGGCAGGAAGTGAATGAGCTGATTGCTGCCTCTAACGTCTATACCGTCAAAACCTACGGCCCTGACCGTGTCGCTGGCTTCTCGCCAATTCCGGCAATGTCGATGGTTTCTTACGCCTCCGGCGCACGTTATCTGTCGCTGATTGGCGGCACCTGTCTGAGCTTCTACGACTGGTATTGTGACTTACCGCCTGCGTCGCCGCAGACCTGGGGTGAACAGACCGATGTTCCGGAATCTGCGGACTGGTACAACTCCAGCTACATCATCGCCTGGGGCTCTAACGTTCCACAAACCCGTACGCCAGATGCGCACTTCTTTACTGAAGTTCGTTATAAAGGCACCAAAACCGTTGCTATCACTCCGGACTACGCCGAAATCGCCAAACTGTGCGACCTGTGGCTGGCACCGAAACAGGGTACCGATGCGGCGATGGCGCTGGCAATGGGTCACGTGATGCTGCGTGAATTCCACCTCGATAAACCAAGCCAGTACTTCACCGACTACGTGCGTCGCTACACCGACTTCCCGATGCTGGTGATGCTCGAAGAGCGCGAAGGTTATTATGCTGCGGGCCGTATGCTGCGTGCTGCTGACCTGGTTGACTCTCTGGGTCAGGAAAATAATCCGGAATGGAAAACCGTCGCGGTTAATACCGATGGCGATATGGTGGCACCGAACGGTTCTATCGGTTTCCGTTGGGGCGAAAAAGGTAAATGGAACCTTGAGCAACGCGACGGTAAATCCGGTGATGAAACCGAACTGCAGTTGAGCCTGCTGGGTAGCCAGGATGAGATTGCTCAGGTTGGTTTCCCGTACTTTGGCGGCGAAGGCACCGAGCACTTCACAAGCGTCGAGCTGGAAAATATCCTGCTGCACAAACTGCCGGTGAAACGTCTGCAACTTGCCGACGGTACCACCGCGCTGGTGACCACCGTTTATGACCTGACCATGGCCAACTACGGTCTGGAACGCGGTCTGAACGATGAAAACTGTGCAACCAGCTACGAAGATATTAAAGCCTACACTCCGGCCTGGGCTGAGAAAATCACCGGCGTGCCGCGCGCGCAGATCATCCGCACCGCGCGTGAATTTGCCGACAACGCAGATAAAACGCACGGTCGTTCGATGATTATCGTTGGCGCTGGCCTGAACCACTGGTATCACCTCGATATGAACTATCGTGGCCTGATCAATATGCTGGTGTTCTGCGGCTGTGTGGGTCAGAGCGGCGGCGGTTGGGCGCACTATGTGGGCCAGGAAAAACTGCGTCCGCAGACCGGCTGGCAGCCGCTGGCGTTTGCCCTTGACTGGCAGCGTCCGGCGCGTCACATGAACAGTACGTCCTACTTCTATAACCACTCCAGCCAATGGCGTTATGAGTCGGTTACCGCGCAGGAGTTGCTGTCACCGCTGGCGGATAAATCCCGCTACAGCGGTCACCTGCTGGACTTCAACGTTCGTGCAGAACGCATGGGCTGGTTGCCGTCTGCACCGCAGTTAGGCACCAACCCACTGCGTATTGCTGATGACGCGAAGAAAGCCGGGATGGATCCGGTTGATTACACCGTTAAGGCGCTGAAAGAAGGTTCTATTCGTTTTGCGGCTGAACAGCCGGAAAACGGCAAAAACCACCCGCGTAACCTGTTCATCTGGCGTTCTAACCTGCTGGGCTCTTCCGGTAAAGGCCATGAATACATGCTGAAATATCTGCTGGGTACCGAACACGGTATTCAGGGGATGGATCTCGGCAAGCAGGGCGGTCTGAAGCCAGAAGAAGTGGAATGGCAGGATAACGGTCTCGACGGTAAATTGGATCTGGTGGTCACGCTGGACTTCCGTCTGTCGAGCACCTGTCTGTATTCCGATATCGTGCTGCCAACGGCAACCTGGTATGAAAAAGACGACATGAATACCTCGGATATGCATCCGTTTATTCACCCGCTGTCTGCTGCTGTTGACCCAGCATGGGAATCGAAAAGCGACTGGGAAATCTACAAAGGCATCGCGAAGAAATTCTCTGAAGTCTGCGTGGGCCACCTTGGTCAGGAAACGGATATTGTTACGCTGCCAATCCAGCATGACTCTGCGGCCGAACTGGCACAGCCGTTAGACGTGAAGGATTGGAAAAAAGGCGAATGTGACCTGATCCCAGGTAAAACCGCACCGCACATTATTCCGGTTCAACGTGATTACCCGGCAACCTATGAACGCTTTACCTCCATCGGACCATTGATGGAAAAAATCGGTAACGGTGGTAAAGGGATTGCCTGGAACACCCAGAGCGAAATGGACCTGCTGCGTAAGCTCAACTACACCAAAGCAGAAGGCCCGGCGAAAGGCCAGCCGATGCTGGATACCGCGATTGATGCAGCCGAAATGATCCTCACCCTGGCGCCGGAAACCAACGGTCAGGTGGCGGTGAAAGCCTGGGCGGCGCTCAGCGAGTTTACCGGTCGCGACCACACGCACCTGGCGCTCAATAAAGAAGACGAGAAAATTCGCTTCCGTGATATTCAGGCGCAGCCGCGCAAGATTATCTCAAGCCCGACCTGGTCAGGCCTGGAAGATGAACACGTCTCCTACAACGCCGGTTATACCAACGTTCATGAGCTGATCCCATGGCGTACGCTGTCTGGTCGTCAGTCCTTGTATCAGGACCACCAGTGGATGCGTGATTTTGGTGAAAGCCTGCTGGTCTACCGTCCGCCGATCGATACCCGTTCGGTGAAAGATGTGATGGGCAAGAAATCAAACGGCAACCCAGAGAAGGCGCTGAACTTCCTGACGCCGCACCAGAAATGGGGTATTCACTCAACCTACAGCGACAACCTGCTGATGCTGACCTTAGGTCGTGGTGGTCCGGTGGTGTGGATGAGCGAAGAAGATGCCAAAGACATCGGTATTGAAGATAACGACTGGATTGAAGTCTTCAACAACAACGGTGCGCTGACCGCCCGTGCGGTTGTGAGCCAGCGTGTACCAGCCGGGATGACCATGATGTACCACGCGCAGGAACGTATTGTTAACCTGCCGGGTTCAGAAATTACCGGTCAACGCGGCGGTATCCATAACTCGGTGACCCGCATCACGCCAAAACCGACCCATATGATCGGCGGCTATGCGCAGTTGGCCTACAGCTTTAACTACTACGGTACCGTAGGCTCGAACCGTGATGAGTTTGTCGTGGTACGTAAGATGAAGAACATTGACTGGTTGGACGGCGAAGGCAATGACCAAGTACAGGAGAGCGTAAAATGA